The Brassica napus cultivar Da-Ae chromosome C1, Da-Ae, whole genome shotgun sequence DNA segment GCATCGAGTTCTTGCTCGTCCTGATGCTCGTAAAGCCCTTCAGCCACTTCTAGACACTTACGGGGAGAACATTTTCGAGTGAGATCATTGTAATCATAGTTAGCAGTGTCCCGTAATGTTTCTTCATATGGTGTTTCTTTTTCTTGCATTTAATACAAGTGTTACTATGTACATAGAACATGAAAGAATTACCATTAACGGTAGAAAAGAGCAAAAGCATCAAGGTGAATAAGGGCAGCTATGTTTGCTGCTAGGCAAAGGAGTGTTCCTCCATGAGCCACGCTTAGTGGCAACTAGCTCCGGTGTCTTATCAGGCTTCTCCACGGCCATCTCTAGCTCTAGGTCTTCTCCCACCCTAAACTCCGGGTGGGCATACGCATTTCTAAAGAAAGCCTTGAGGTTAAGGTTTGGCTCACGTGTGCGTTCCAGTGTATCTTTGATCATGGCTTCCTGATACAacaaaatgtaaaaagataTCACTTAAAGCTACTACATATCTCAgtatgtttagtgttttttttttactagccTGTAAAGAGTATCTGACAAAAGCAGGTTGGTAACGGCATTTGCAGTGCATGTGGAACCCAATGGTCAACACCGGAAGCACAAGAAGAAAAGGAGTTGACTTAGAAGCTTGTTTGGTACTTAGAAGACCCGTCAAGAGCAGCTGAGAAACTATCAGTGCGGTCACGACACGCCTGTGAACGTCAGGCCAGAACTTCCCTGCGCTCTCATAATTTTGGTTATACACATTTATAACCTGCAAAATGAATTCTTCGTTATTACTTCCAACTCTGGAGGAAAGAAGGATTCAGTTATATCTCACTTGATGACGGTACACTACATAAGCCAGGGCGAAGAAGAGGATGATAAAAGGAAGAAGGATGGGGCTAACTGCTGCGTAAACAAGACCAAGAAGGAAGTAGAGTTGTATTTGAGGTTCACCAGTGTTGAATCCTATGGTTCCAGCATCAGTTGCTTCTTCCCTATCATTCTCGGTTCTCACGAGGAAAGAGTTCTTTAGATGATAGATTATTAGCGGCTTCAACCTCAGTATCTCTCCAGCAACACCTGCCCATCCATCCACCATTATGTATGTTATGAAGAAGGTCGCTTTCATTGGAATCGAGACGCCTATTGTCTTCGGaatactgcaaaaaaaaaaaaaatcagtataaATATTGACAACTTCCCGGTGAATACTAGGAGGTACGGGCTGAAACTCATAATCCTCTAATTCCGAAACCATAACATGTAATATTACTTTCGTCCCAGCGATCACTCGAACCGGAGACCTCTAACACAATGGTCAAGGAACCTATCCAGTTGAGCTAACTACCTCTGGTCAAATGGGAGAGTTGTTAAAGAGCATACTCGTTTGCAGACTGGTTGAGGAAGCGGTTGAGCTGTTGAAACGCAGTCCCGGTGACTATGCTTCCTAAGAAAACATTGATGAACTGAAACATGTAGAATCTACTAGCTGCTCTTCTTTCTAATGAAGATGTGCTGACAAAACCTTCGAATTTCGACATTTGCATCAATATTCTTGGGAGGAACATGAGGAATATCTTCAATGCAATCCCTGGAAGGAAGCCTTGGATGATGGACTTGAAAAATTTCCTGTCCAAAAACACGGAAAAAAACGGTAAGAAATTCTTATCAAGTGAACAAAACAGGTCCTGTTTTGTTAGACATTAAACATACACTTCTATAAGGGGCTTCAAGAAGGGAAAAGCCTTCTCTATGCCTTCGATGTTGGCGAGTGACTGTACAAATGCTATCGGGAtcatgaagaagaaggtgaGGAAGAAGTATGCGATTGCCACTATGATCCTTCTTATCTTAAGGTCGACGTATGGCAATGCCAGATTGTCATAGTAGATGTCACGTGGCTCTGCAGCCCATTCGGTTAGCCACTCTGTTGGGTCTCTTGACTGTTCAGTTTGAGCACAAACCGCTGCTCCCCAACGGCTCTTGAAAGATACAAAAGCTGCAGGGACTATAGACTTTGTCCCTGTCCTTAACCTCTGCTTCTCCTCACTTATCTGAAACATTCCAAAGTGAGTTTTGATTAAATGTTTTCAAATGAAATAGCATAGTAGAGATGAACGCTCTACTTCTCTCGTTAGACTCTCCACCATGGACGTGTAGTACTTGATTCCATCAACTTGTTCACCGCAACAGCCAAGAAACCCCATCTGCTTTCAGACATTGAAAAGAGTCATAAAGAGAAACAACAAAGAAGATTTTTTCAAATGTGAGTTTACTTACCTTTATTATTGGCCTTTTAGATTGGGTTCTCATGTGTTTGTTGATATTGTAATCGAGCAGATTCTGCATTTGTTTCCTCTTCTGAACCAACTCTGAGAGTTTTGTTGAGTCGTGGACTGCCTGAGTTAAAAGCAGATCAAGAATCGTCAAACTCAGAAATCAAGTcagagatagatagatagataatatCAGAACATCCAAAGATGACTTTACCTGGTAAGTGAGGTAGTGATCAGGATGGTTGACCTTGAAGAAATGTTCAACAAGTTCACAGATTGATTCATGAGGGTCTGTAGGAATGTTTCTCACAAGAACCTAacattaatcaaaaaaaattcagctTTGGAAGGGAGTGATGATTCTATCAGAAAGCACAAACTCAATGAGTGATTCGATTCATTACAGTAAACTGGTTAGGTCTTCTTTCGTCATTAGCAAGAAACTGTAGCCTCATCAAAGCTATATTCTGGTACTCTCTTTTCAGCATAAAGCATGTCCAGAAGGTGATGGCATAAGCCATACACAAATGCACCCAAAATCTACTGGAACGTAAAGACAAAATGAAATTACCATTATTCATCATTACACTATTGGTAACAAAGAAAAAAGCCACCAAACTTGGAGAAGCATCTCTTCTTACCTGCCTGATCCATTTGGTATATTCGATAAAGAAAGTTTATCGATATCACTGTAACTTATATTAGTGTGTTTTAACCGATCCAGTCCCTTATTTGTCCAGTTAACAGGGACCATTGCTGTAAAAGCAACACAAGCTATGGGGAAAAAGATCTTTAGCCTGCAATTTTAAGACACCATGGCGTCAAGAAAAAGAGCTtaggataaaataaaaaaaaagggctttggagattatatatataaatacccAAGTAAGTAGATCCTCAAGTAGACAACAGAATCTAGTCCTGCGTGATGGACAAGCTCAGGTTCTGGCATTTTAAGTGCTTCAGGCATCCAGTTGAGGAATCGAACATATGACCTAAAGTCCAAGTTGATAAACTTGCTTCCAAAGCCACCGGTTTGTATAGAGCTACTTCTTAGGCCCTTGAGATACCATTTAGGGAAATAGACTCTGTCGTTTACTGGTTGAATCCTGAGTATTGCAAAAGCTAGCAAGAACGCAATTGCTGTGACTATGTTGATTGCTGCTGCTACTCCAATATCGTTTATTGAAGCCATGAGTAATGCTGTCTTTATCTTCCTGAAAGAcaacaacaaagaaagaaacacaCAGATTCAGACAAACTTTGAGAGTCGGTGTAAGAAAAgtcaaaacgaaaaaaaaaaatctaaaactttCTTTGTTTATGCTCTACTCAAGAGTGAACATCCAAGCAGAAACAAGAAACCATCTGTCACAGTCACAAAGAACACTGAAGAAATCAGCTTtagtaaaaaagaagaaaggaaacaaGATTCACTTTTATTACCTTCTAGAAGAGCAAAAAGACAAAGCTTCCTTGTTCTGTAAGTAGGAACTGagctcaagaagaagaagaagaaaggttgTATTTGTGGAGATTCAATGGGAAAGATGAGAAGTTTTCTTAGCGGGTTTTGAGGAAATATGTCAGAAAATACATTCCACTAAAGATTACTGCAAATTTATCGTTTGAAATCCGTGAAGGCAAAGTACTGTTTGCTCACTTGGCAAAACGTGAGCCTtctgtatttatttattacacGAGTAAAGAAGAAAGGGAAGATGCTgttcagaaagaaagaaagagaccGACGAGTAAATTAAAACCGTGACTAAAGAAAATGACAAGGAAATATTAGAGGTAGGCACCAATTAAATCGGAGTGTGTCTTTTGGAATTGTCTCCCAACGTTTCTTTTCCGTTTTTTAACAATAATAGATTTGAattgattttgtgtttccttttttcgTTATGTCCAGTGCATAAAACTAGTGGCTCTGATTATTTTATTggctttaaaaatatttatcttcgGCATATTATCTTAGATTATATTGGATCAATTATTCATTGGAAAATTAGGTGAgataaccaacaaaaaaaaactataattcatCAACTAACTAAAATCACACCCTCTCTCTTCTTGTCTCTTTCTACCTTctttctacaaaaatatttttctttcttaaaaattatcttACAAATAAATTCTTTTTCATTTCAACTGAATTTATAAGATTTCGATATCTGTAAAATTTCAAAAGAGAGTAAATCGTATACAATAAAGGAGACTTTAGTCTCTCCTTATGAAGCCACATCATCAAAGAGGGGTGGACATTTCACGACACGTGTCGCCACACCAAGCATCCTTGCGATTTTCGGCTGACACTTCTCTTATTTCTCTAACACTTCTCTTATTTCTCTAACATGATTTGGACTTTTTTAAAACTATAGAGATGGCCTAAACGTTCCCTTTAGTACCCGATGCTAGCCTAATTTAAAAAAAGTGATATGGGCTTTTATTACAATAGATAAAGTTGGCCCAGACATTGTAGAAGCACTCGTCTTTTATTAAAACGAAAAGTTATGATTATTCTATACCTCTGTTTTCGAgccttttattttttagataataCATTTGTTTAAGTCTTTTCTTatcaataaatatattacaacCAAATGAAGGCAAaatcacatataaaatataacaagTATAATGATcacaaaaataatatcattttctttcaagaaattttcattttcaaatttataagcATCTTTAATTTACTAATACCATAAAATGAATTGTAAATTCATTTAAGAATACAAAAATGCAAAACAAATAAGCCTTCttctatttattgttaaaaTCTAACACTACAATTATATGAGAACGAAAATTTCACatccaaacaaacaaaaacaacccAACAAAATTATTTAGTCGTTACTGAACAATTCACCATAACTTATTGAAAACAATCATTTTTAGTAATCTAATAGCTCATTAAAATTgtatcataaaaattaaataaaaagtccAATGTAACATCAATTAGACAAAACTGCttccacaaaattaataaatcaacTATGCACACAGTATATTAGCCTCCAACCCGTAACAAACATAATAATACAATTCATCCACCATATTCGAAAACCAGTAAaggaaaaaaacagaaaacaaaatgGGATCAGCGAATTCAGAAAACAATTATAACTCAGACGAAAGTATTGGTAGCTGTGAAGGAAACTCCTCACACACAGACCCAACCATCTATTTCAGGAACCTCGACCTCCAATATTTTGTAGAAGAGCCACTCACTATGctaaatagttacaaaattttaaagaatgAATTTTTGGCTACTGGCCATCCAAGGGATCACTACATCTAGGGGTTACTTCAATACTTACAGCACCGCAAATCTATCGAAGGACTCAACCATCTTCGTCAATCTGCAGATGGAAACTTTGACAACGGTACATATATTTATGGTATATTAATGTTGTGCAGAGGCGATTTCGGTGAGAGAAAAAAGTACTTCGATAAGTTATCCTGGAAAACTAATCAAGTCAGAACTGCGCAATGTTTGACCATGATTAAAAATTCACTAAAAGAAATCAGAGTCATTTTGAAgacaaaatatttaacaaatacAGCCACAATGGAACCCCTAACTGATTGCAACAATCATGACATGGACAGCGCATGTGAAGATTGTTATTACTTTAAGAGGATGAACGAATTTGTTGACTACATTGGCACAAAAAAAGCAGTAAACAAACAcatgaatttacatgtttcttTTGGAACATTAACTTTACTTAACCttttacattatactatatttacttttgTGCAGCTTGGAACATTGACTTTAGTTaatcttttttatgttttgttcttTGTATATTTCCTAGTAGTATCATAATAAGAGGTAGGCACCAATTAAATCGGAGTGTGTCTTTTGGAATTGTCTCCCAACGTTTCTTTTCCGTTTTTTAACAATAATAGATTTGAattgattttgtgtttccttttttcgTTATGTCCAGTGCATAAAACTAGTGGCTCTGATTATTTATTggctttaaaaatatttatcttcgGCATATTATCTTAGATTATATTGGATCAATTATTCATTGGAAAATTAGGTGAgataaccaacaaaaaaaaactataattcatCAACTAACTAAAATCACACCCTCTCTCTTCTTGTCTCTTTCTACCTTctttctacaaaaatatttttctttcttaaaaattatcttACAAATAAATTCTTTTTCATTTCAACTGAATTTATAAGATTTCGATATCTGTAAAATTTCAAAAGAGAGTAAATCGTATACAATAAAGGAGACTTTAGTCTCTCCTTATGAAGCCACATCATCAAAGAGGGGTGGACATTTCACGACACGTGTCGCCACACCAAGCATCCTTGCGATTTTCGGCTGACAATTCTCTTATTTCTCTAACACTTCTCTTATTTCTCTAACATGATTTGGACTTTTTTAAAACTATAGAGATGGCCTAAACGTTCCCTTTAGTACCCGATGCTAGCCTAATTTAAAAAAAGTGATATGGGCTTTTATTACAATAGATAAAGTTGGCCCAGACATTGTAGAAGCACTCGTCTTTTATTAAAACGAAAAGTTATGATTATTCTATACCTCTGTTTTCGAgccttttattttttagataataCATTTGTTTAAGTCTTTTCTTatcaataaatatattacaacCAAATGAAGGCAAaatcacatataaaatataacaagTATAATGATcacaaaaataatatcattttctttcaagaaattttcattttcaaatttataagcATCTTTAATTTACTAATACCATAAAATGAATTGTAAATTCATTTAAGAATACAAAAATGCAAAACAAATAAGCCTTCttctatttattgttaaaaTCTAACACTACAATTATATGAGAACGAAAATTTCACatccaaacaaacaaaaacaacccAACAAAATTATTTAGTCGTTACTGAACAATTCACCATAACTTATTGAAAACAATCATTTTTAGTAATCTAATAGCTCATTAAAATTgtatcataaaaattaaataaaaagtccAATGTAACATCAATTAGACAAAACTGCttccacaaaattaataaatcaacTATGCACACAGTATATTAGCCTCCAACCCGTAACAAACATAATAATACAATTCATCCACCATATTCGAAAACCAGTAAaggaaaaaaacagaaaacaaaatgGGATCAGCGAATTCAGAAAACAATTATAACTCAGACGAAAGTATTGGTAGCTGTGAAGGAAACTCCTCACACACAGACCCAACCATCTATTTCAGGAACCTCGACCTCCAATATTTTGTAGAAGAGCCACTCACTATGctaaatagttacaaaattttaaagaatgAATTTTTGGCTACCGGCCATCCAAGGGATCACTACATCTAGGGGTTACTTCAATACTTACAGCACCGCAAATCTATCGAAGGACTCAACCATCTTCGTCAATCTGCAGATGGAAACTTTGACAACGGTACATATATTTATGGTATATTAATGTTGTGCAGAGGCGATTTCGGTGAGAGAAAAAAGTACTTCGATAAGTTATCCTGGAAAACTAATCAAGTCAGAACTGCGCAATGTTTGACCATGATTAAAAATTCACTAAAAGAAATCAGAGTCATTTTGAAgacaaaatatttaacaaatacAGCCACAATGGAACCCCTAACTGATTGCAACAATCATGACATGGACAGCGCATGTGAAGATTGTTATTACTTTAAGAGGATGAACGAATTTGTTGACTACATTGGCACAAAAAAAGCAGTAAACAAACAcatgaatttacatgtttcttTTGGAACATTAACTTTACTTAACCttttacattatactatatttacttttgTGCAGCTTGGAACATTGACTTTAGTTaatcttttttatgttttgttcttTGTATATTTCCTAGTAGTATCATACTATTACGCAATGTTCacagaaaacataaaacataccaaaaataatttgaaaaatcaaatatccaatctaatttagggaatattttatgtttaccactttcgtggtaccacttttcatctttaccaccactaaatagacatttttaaaaatattttttttattaagtggcaaaagactcttatactcttgttatctatatgtataataaattattatttaaataaataaaaaattaaaaaaaaattatgttttcgaattatacttttttaaattcaaactttttttataaaaaagttttttaaaaaatttgaattttttttcgaaattgttttttatttttttttaaaattgttttttgaaaatcgaaaattatgtttgaaactatttttaaattttttatattttttaagtatttatttatatatttattagaatcataaatttcacattccaaaaaccctatcccactcttcaactttaaaccctaattctagattagttaaccatagggGTATAAGTGCATCAGCATTGGTTGGGTCTCTCAATTCTAGTTTTGCACCTTATTATATTAATACTTttacataattttcttttacaattaattatatcatGTTGAAAAGCTTTATACACTTAAAAATAACCACGTGGAGAGCTAATTTCTCAAGACCAGAAAAACGTCTCTTCTTCAAAGTACctttcttctcctctctcttcttttttattttctttttcctctttttgattcttttatattttttggttgCTGAGAAATAGTGGTAGAGACTATCACTGCGCTTGTTCTAAGTAtcttttacctttcattaaaagtgagggtaaaagtgattagtgtaaacatgaaaagtaatactatgaatgtggtatttgtggtaatttccctctagtttatataattatagataTCTAATGTATTATATACTAGCTATTTTCCTGTATTTAAAATCATGAAattattgtaaaatattttaatattaatttgtttatatcttatatttatGTTCCAATTTTATTCTTGATTTATTGGGTagtaaatatgtttatttttcattagGCCAAAATTTGGTGTTTGTTGTATTGAAAATATTAATACATagatgataaatttaaataaaaatatctattcataaaaacacaatttaatTAGTTAATTCAATTAAACCTCTAATCTAagcctaaaatttttttgttaattcaattagttaaaaaagtaaaaaaaaaaagagaaaaagggtAAAAAATCGTTTTATCCCCAAATCAATTGTCCCACGAACCCTAAatcacatctttttttttctctgtcgAGAGAAAACCAGAGcaaattcttcttttttaagtTGGTAAAGAGTATCTGAGTCCAAAAcggaccattttttttttatgacaaatAGATAATGTAGTCGTTTTTCTGTTccgttttggtaattttttctaaatgaaattacattcaattcaaaacattttatattgTTATGACTTATAACTATGAATAGTTGaataaacatttaaaagttTACATGGTTTGAATTTATCACCACTAGACATAGTTGAATAAAATTACAttcaattcaaaacaaaattaattttctattttctccTCATGATAAGGTTTTTTAGCAGGAAATTGTGGTTTCACCGGTCTAATTTTTGCATTTATCACCACTAGCCATATATTTCAATACTGCATcatttctctatattttccaAAGATCAATACATCTATAGTGTTTAAATGTAACTAAACCATCTTGTAagaactaaaaattaaaaattaacatatttttatgtaGAGTagaaattttttcttattaaaatataaccCTCGTATAAAACTTACTTTATTTCTATTTGTTATTTACTATTTATGCCACTCAAATTTAAATTATCCCTAGGTATTTTATTAGACTAATTTGggcatatattatatattacactattatattataatacacataaaattacattaacatttaaatttcatatatttcttatttttactaGAACAAATTTTTATGgaattttttattcttattgtgtaaataaaaacacttttagtttaggggaaattacatgtttaccactttcatgctaccacttttcatgtttaccaccactaaaaggatattttcaaaaataccttcttcattaagtgacaaaaaactCTTATGCTCATGTTCTTTatgtatataagaaataaatatttaaataaataaaaacctaaaaaaataaaaaatatttttttttttaatttttttgtgaattatacaatttcgaaattcaaaccctaaaccctaaaactcaactctaaaccctaaaccatcaatcctaaaccctattttttttgaaatacgaaccctaaaccctaaaccatgaaacatcaactctaaaccctaaaccccgaaacatcaactctaaaccctaaaccctaaaccttcaacacgaaaccctaaaacatcaactttaaaccctaaaccctaaacttcaacactaaaccctaaacatcaacactaaaccctaaactatcaacactaaaccctaaaccctaaaaaattaaccctaaaccctaaaaaattaaccctaaaccctaaaacatcaactctaaaccctaaactttcaactctaaaccctaaacctaaatcctaaactctaaatcctaaaccctaaaaccctagagttgatgttttagggtttagatttgaagatttagggtttagggtttacctttagggtttagagttgatgttttagggtttagatttgaaggtttagggttttagggtttagggttcgaatttcagaaaaatataaggtttagggtttagggtttacgtttagggtttagagttgatgtttcatggtttagggtttagtgttgatgatttagggtttaaagttgatgttttaagtttagatttagggtttagggtttacgtttaggatttagagttgatgttttagggtttagatttgaagttttagagtttagggtttagagttgatgttttggggtttagggtttagagttgatgtttcatggtttagggtttagagttgatgatttagggtttagagttgatgtattaagtttagattagttaaccatatgcTTTTTCTTGTCAAAGgtaatcaaaaggttataaatgtcttttacccttcattaaaaatgagggtaaaagtggttagtgtaaacatgaaaaatggtatTTTGAAAATGGTATTTTTGGCTATTTCCCTTTAGTTTAAACGTAGTCTCATTCATCAAAGAGGATATTTTGTAAACTTGTTTACACTACAAATTGTTTTTTACATGGTGGGTCCATAAACTTTACAGTAAATAGTTATGTGAACAAGTTCAGACAAACTTTATGGCGAAACCCAGACCGCATTCCcttttaacaattataaaatggcgcaattttaaaaaatcttacaatactaaaagggctTAACCCTCAAATTCTAAGCTGTCCACGTAGGCAAAAAGTTCGTAGCCAATAATAGTGCCATGTCAGCAACAATGCCATGTTAAAAATCGTTGTCCGAACCAAGCTCTTTGTGGCCTTTGAAATTATTTGGTAACATGTCTTTCCTCTAAGCCTAACATTGGTCCATTCTCTTTCTGGAACCTAATACCTGTAAAACGACAATCCTCCACGGTCGTCTTCTCATCCTATCACCACTTCCATCTGTACATATTCCCCTTCACCTCTTCAACGTATACATTCAACATATTAAACCTCATAAAGCTCAATTATTAACTACATAAATCCTAACGCCATGAATCGATTTCTATCCCACCACCTCCAAACTATATATATCCCTCATCTATTCTTCATATCCCTCTTCACCAGTCATGGAAATCAATCGATCAGAGCTACTAATGGAAACTAGAGGACGAAATCAACCAGTGATGCCACCATGACTCTTTTCTTCAGTGACGTTGTTGCTAGCTTGGCTGGAGCTTTTTCTTATTGATGAACAAGTATAAACTCGCATTTCCATGACGACTATTGTACTCCCTAAGATTCAGTTTGCTGATTGAAACTATTCTACTTGCAAACTCAATTAACAATTGACTTTCATATTTATTCTCTTCTAAGTTTTAACAAACTTTCGATGAACTTTTGCAGTGGCTCTGTGCTGAATCTTTACCTGCGGGATCATGCTGCCAATGAGTTTTATCGCAAATTCACTGATAACCTACAAACTCCAACCGATCTGTTAGTCACAACAGTCAACACAAAACGTATAGGAGGTACACAATACCTTTTTACTCACTCTGTAACTCATTGTCATCCCCACGATTTCTCAATTATTAGTTAGTGAAGAAACCTTAGATTTCACTTCTGCATGCCAGTACTTAACTATCGTTGGTAATACCCATGTGTTAACCAAATTTCAAAATACGCATGCAACGTTGCCCTCTGTTTATGTCCTTATTTAGAGTTTTTATTGACAACTATGTGCCTCCAACCATTGAGTATATATCTTGGTATGTATTCATTACTCATTTTAATTGATAGTTGTGAACTCTATCTGACTCAAAAATGGTCTAAAAGGGCTTAACCCTCAAATTCTAAGCTGTCCACGTAGGCAAAAAATTCGTAGCCAATAATAGTGCCATGTCAGCAACAATGCCACGTTAGAAATCGTTGTTCGAACCAGGCTCTTTATGGCCTTTGAAATTATTTGGTAACATGTCCTTCCTCTAAGCTTAACATTGGCCCATTCTCTGTCTGGAACCTTATACCTGTAAAACGACAATCCTCCATGGTCGTCTTCTCATCCTATCACCACTTCCATCTGTACAGCTTCCCCTTCACCTCTTCAACGTATAATTCAACATATTAAACCTCATAAAGCTCAATTATTAACTACAGAAATCCTAACGCCATGAATCGATTTCTATCACACCACCTCCAAACAATATATATCCTTCATCTATTCTTCCTATCCCTCTTCACCAGTCATGGAAGTCAATCGATCAGAGCTACTAATGGAAACCAGAGGACGAAATCAACCGGTGATGCCACCATGACTCTTTTCTTCAGTGACGTTGTTGCTGCCTTGGCTGGAGCTTCTTCTTATTGATGAACAAGTATAAACTCGCATTTCCATGACGACTATTGTACTCCCTAAGATTCAGTTTGCTGATTGAAACTATTCTACTTGCAAACTCAATTAACAGTTGACTTTCATATTTATTCCCTTCTAAGTTTTAATAAACTTTCGATGAACTTTTGCAGTGGCCCTGTGCTGAATCTTTACC contains these protein-coding regions:
- the LOC106377124 gene encoding CSC1-like protein At4g15430 isoform X2; protein product: MASINDIGVAAAINIVTAIAFLLAFAILRIQPVNDRVYFPKWYLKGLRSSSIQTGGFGSKFINLDFRSYVRFLNWMPEALKMPEPELVHHAGLDSVVYLRIYLLGLKIFFPIACVAFTAMVPVNWTNKGLDRLKHTNISYSDIDKLSLSNIPNGSGRFWVHLCMAYAITFWTCFMLKREYQNIALMRLQFLANDERRPNQFTVLVRNIPTDPHESICELVEHFFKVNHPDHYLTYQAVHDSTKLSELVQKRKQMQNLLDYNINKHMRTQSKRPIIKMGFLGCCGEQVDGIKYYTSMVESLTREISEEKQRLRTGTKSIVPAAFVSFKSRWGAAVCAQTEQSRDPTEWLTEWAAEPRDIYYDNLALPYVDLKIRRIIVAIAYFFLTFFFMIPIAFVQSLANIEGIEKAFPFLKPLIEVKFFKSIIQGFLPGIALKIFLMFLPRILMQMSKFEGFVSTSSLERRAASRFYMFQFINVFLGSIVTGTAFQQLNRFLNQSANDIPKTIGVSIPMKATFFITYIMVDGWAGVAGEILRLKPLIIYHLKNSFLVRTENDREEATDAGTIGFNTGEPQIQLYFLLGLVYAAVSPILLPFIILFFALAYVVYRHQVINVYNQNYESAGKFWPDVHRRVVTALIVSQLLLTGLLSTKQASKSTPFLLVLPVLTIGFHMHCKCRYQPAFVRYSLQEAMIKDTLERTREPNLNLKAFFRNAYAHPEFRVGEDLELEMAVEKPDKTPELVATKRGSWRNTPLPSSKHSCPYSP
- the LOC106377124 gene encoding CSC1-like protein At4g15430 isoform X3: MASINDIGVAAAINIVTAIAFLLAFAILRIQPVNDRVYFPKWYLKGLRSSSIQTGGFGSKFINLDFRSYVRFLNWMPEALKMPEPELVHHAGLDSVVYLRIYLLGLKIFFPIACVAFTAMVPVNWTNKGLDRLKHTNISYSDIDKLSLSNIPNGSGSRFWVHLCMAYAITFWTCFMLKREYQNIALMRLQFLANDERRPNQFTVLVRNIPTDPHESICELVEHFFKVNHPDHYLTYQAVHDSTKLSELVQKRKQMQNLLDYNINKHMRTQSKRPIIKMGFLGCCGEQVDGIKYYTSMVESLTREISEEKQRLRTGTKSIVPAAFVSFKSRWGAAVCAQTEQSRDPTEWLTEWAAEPRDIYYDNLALPYVDLKIRRIIVAIAYFFLTFFFMIPIAFVQSLANIEGIEKAFPFLKPLIEVKFFKSIIQGFLPGIALKIFLMFLPRILMQMSKFEGFVSTSSLERRAASRFYMFQFINVFLGSIVTGTAFQQLNRFLNQSANDIPKTIGVSIPMKATFFITYIMVDGWAGVAGEILRLKPLIIYHLKNSFLVRTENDREEATDAGTIGFNTGEPQIQLYFLLGLVYAAVSPILLPFIILFFALAYVINVYNQNYESAGKFWPDVHRRVVTALIVSQLLLTGLLSTKQASKSTPFLLVLPVLTIGFHMHCKCRYQPAFVRYSLQEAMIKDTLERTREPNLNLKAFFRNAYAHPEFRVGEDLELEMAVEKPDKTPELVATKRGSWRNTPLPSSKHSCPYSP
- the LOC106377124 gene encoding CSC1-like protein At4g15430 isoform X1; this translates as MASINDIGVAAAINIVTAIAFLLAFAILRIQPVNDRVYFPKWYLKGLRSSSIQTGGFGSKFINLDFRSYVRFLNWMPEALKMPEPELVHHAGLDSVVYLRIYLLGLKIFFPIACVAFTAMVPVNWTNKGLDRLKHTNISYSDIDKLSLSNIPNGSGSRFWVHLCMAYAITFWTCFMLKREYQNIALMRLQFLANDERRPNQFTVLVRNIPTDPHESICELVEHFFKVNHPDHYLTYQAVHDSTKLSELVQKRKQMQNLLDYNINKHMRTQSKRPIIKMGFLGCCGEQVDGIKYYTSMVESLTREISEEKQRLRTGTKSIVPAAFVSFKSRWGAAVCAQTEQSRDPTEWLTEWAAEPRDIYYDNLALPYVDLKIRRIIVAIAYFFLTFFFMIPIAFVQSLANIEGIEKAFPFLKPLIEVKFFKSIIQGFLPGIALKIFLMFLPRILMQMSKFEGFVSTSSLERRAASRFYMFQFINVFLGSIVTGTAFQQLNRFLNQSANDIPKTIGVSIPMKATFFITYIMVDGWAGVAGEILRLKPLIIYHLKNSFLVRTENDREEATDAGTIGFNTGEPQIQLYFLLGLVYAAVSPILLPFIILFFALAYVVYRHQVINVYNQNYESAGKFWPDVHRRVVTALIVSQLLLTGLLSTKQASKSTPFLLVLPVLTIGFHMHCKCRYQPAFVRYSLQEAMIKDTLERTREPNLNLKAFFRNAYAHPEFRVGEDLELEMAVEKPDKTPELVATKRGSWRNTPLPSSKHSCPYSP